In a genomic window of Jaculus jaculus isolate mJacJac1 chromosome 8, mJacJac1.mat.Y.cur, whole genome shotgun sequence:
- the Tcf15 gene encoding transcription factor 15: protein MAFALLRPVGAHVLYPDVRLLSEDEENRSESDASDQSFGCCEGLEAARRGPGPGGGRRAGGGAGPVVVVRQRQAANARERDRTQSVNTAFTALRTLIPTEPVDRKLSKIETLRLASSYIAHLANVLLLGDSADDGQPCFRAAGGAKSGVPAAAADGGRQPRSICTFCLSNQRKGGSRRDLGNSCLKVRGVAPLRGPRR from the exons ATGGCGTTCGCGCTGCTGCGCCCGGTCGGCGCGCACGTGCTGTACCCGGACGTGCGGCTGCTGAGCGAGGACGAGGAGAACCGCAGCGAGAGCGACGCGTCGGATCAGTCGTTCGGCTGCTGCGAAGGCCTGGAGGCGGCTCGGCGCGGCCCGGGCCCCGGGGGAGGGCGACGGGCCGGCGGTGGCGCGGGTCCCGTGGTGGTGGTGAGACAGCGACAGGCGGCCAACGCGCGGGAGCGGGACCGCACGCAGAGCGTGAACACGGCCTTCACCGCCCTGCGCACGCTCATCCCCACCGAGCCCGTGGACCGCAAGCTGTCCAAGATCGAGACGCTGCGCCTGGCGTCCAGCTACATCGCGCACCTCGCCAACGTGCTGCTGCTGGGCGACTCGGCCGACGACGGGCAGCCGTGCTTTCGCGCGGCCGGCGGAGCCAAGAGCGGcgtccccgccgccgccgctgacGGTGGCCGCCAGCCGCGCTCCATCTGCACCTTCTGTCTCAGCAACCAGCGCAAAGGG GGTAGCCGTCGTGACCTGGGGAACAGCTGCTTGAAAGTGAGAGGGGTAGCTCCCCTTCGAGGACCTCGGAGATGA